From Pseudothermotoga thermarum DSM 5069, a single genomic window includes:
- a CDS encoding PIG-L deacetylase family protein — MKIQGQNIFEEFLKVPKLDEMKNILCVQPHPDDVDLSIGGIVAKLTQMGAKITYVTVTDGSAGTLDESIMGSKLSSIRKREQEEAAKILGVSELIWLDFEDLGSYTVEEVRVKIVEIIREKKPDAVLTVDPFLPYEAHPDHTKCGLATAQAVLFYRLPKILGGSCEKTVKIIGFFNSSKPNTIFELTEEDFQRKMKALSCHRSQFDEGTLQMIASYFTIRSQIYKTNHAVETLKILPPIALHVFPEVEQL, encoded by the coding sequence ATGAAAATCCAAGGTCAAAACATTTTTGAGGAATTTCTGAAAGTGCCAAAACTCGACGAAATGAAAAACATTCTTTGTGTTCAACCCCATCCCGATGACGTCGATCTTTCGATTGGAGGAATCGTGGCAAAGTTAACGCAAATGGGAGCGAAAATAACGTACGTAACAGTTACCGATGGTAGCGCAGGTACCCTGGATGAATCTATAATGGGTTCCAAGTTATCAAGCATAAGAAAACGCGAGCAAGAGGAAGCTGCCAAAATTCTTGGTGTATCGGAGCTGATATGGCTGGATTTCGAGGATCTTGGAAGTTACACGGTGGAAGAAGTGAGAGTAAAGATCGTGGAAATTATAAGGGAAAAGAAACCAGATGCAGTACTGACGGTGGATCCTTTCCTACCTTACGAAGCTCATCCAGATCACACAAAATGTGGTCTAGCGACTGCTCAAGCAGTTCTTTTCTACAGGCTACCGAAAATCCTTGGTGGTTCTTGTGAAAAGACCGTTAAAATAATTGGCTTTTTCAACTCATCAAAACCCAACACGATTTTTGAATTAACCGAAGAAGATTTTCAAAGGAAAATGAAGGCTCTATCTTGCCATCGAAGTCAGTTCGACGAAGGTACCTTGCAAATGATAGCTTCGTATTTTACCATTCGCTCCCAAATTTACAAAACTAACCACGCCGTGGAAACGTTGAAGATTCTTCCACCAATTGCCTTGCACGTTTTCCCTGAAGTTGAACAACTTTAA
- a CDS encoding N-acetylglucosamine kinase has translation MYFLGVDVGGTKTDFLLVNAYGDVLCFLKTKGANYQGVGVQKSIEILKDGLNKVLEKSNLSKDDITYTFFGFAGADNEYEIRIVKDILKELRLKNYDFDNDGRVALRSGTLDDIGILISCGTGGINYASDGKKIARIGGYSGFFGERLGSYLIAGKVASAIVRAKDGRDERTIMVDIFEKKIKEPIENIMHHEYEESGAQKLQEYVVELIKTLFEAAKQFDYVALKILGEIVQEIVKIVNAFKSNLNFPKPVKLVLEGSFFKNSDPILLKMVQSVLGDEYQLIIPKHPPVFGSVLLAFEKAGIKPNQMVLEKIVKQLEAIR, from the coding sequence TTGTACTTTCTTGGTGTAGATGTCGGTGGCACGAAGACTGATTTTCTACTTGTAAATGCTTATGGAGATGTACTTTGTTTTCTAAAGACAAAAGGTGCCAATTATCAAGGAGTAGGCGTACAAAAATCCATAGAGATACTCAAAGACGGTTTAAACAAAGTCTTGGAAAAAAGCAACTTGAGTAAAGACGACATTACCTACACTTTCTTTGGATTTGCTGGAGCTGACAACGAATACGAGATAAGAATAGTGAAGGATATTTTGAAGGAATTGAGATTGAAGAACTACGATTTCGACAACGATGGCAGAGTTGCCTTGCGATCCGGCACTTTAGATGACATTGGGATATTGATAAGCTGCGGAACAGGTGGAATAAACTACGCTTCGGACGGAAAGAAGATAGCTAGAATAGGAGGCTACTCTGGATTTTTTGGGGAAAGACTGGGATCTTACCTGATAGCGGGTAAGGTTGCTTCGGCCATAGTCAGAGCAAAGGATGGTAGAGACGAAAGAACAATTATGGTGGACATCTTTGAGAAGAAAATAAAAGAACCAATTGAGAATATAATGCACCACGAATATGAAGAAAGCGGCGCACAAAAACTTCAAGAATATGTTGTTGAACTGATTAAAACCCTTTTCGAAGCCGCAAAGCAGTTCGATTACGTGGCTCTCAAAATACTTGGAGAGATAGTTCAAGAAATTGTGAAAATTGTGAACGCCTTCAAATCAAATTTGAATTTTCCAAAACCTGTGAAATTGGTTTTGGAAGGAAGCTTTTTCAAAAACTCAGATCCAATACTGTTGAAAATGGTTCAATCAGTCCTTGGTGATGAGTACCAGCTGATAATCCCAAAACATCCTCCTGTTTTTGGATCGGTTCTTTTAGCCTTTGAAAAAGCTGGGATCAAGCCAAATCAAATGGTTCTGGAAAAAATCGTTAAACAGTTGGAGGCGATAAGATGA
- a CDS encoding LTA synthase family protein, which yields MSFGYTTLFLTISLAKTFVFYAFLPRFFNITMFVSTVFWCVLFYLIFSHLLKGKEYVLYCIISVAIVVDFLYFKNFGNMPSLRHLSLLPQLGKVRSSVKHSVDFACLFFLADLAPLWFLDRRRYKKFVKNSPHIIRKDLLLLIFMCLGFAWLPLIVEKPKPNQVFARYGLIAYHSYDVVWSIFGRDQKSLELVIFERFEQGKRYRGVAKGKNLIVIQLESFQSFLIGFHYNDQEVTPNLNRIVSQSIYFENYYQQAGCGNTADAEFVSLTSLHVPGNEVAYEVYADKTLEALPAILRNHGYETIAFHGNTGWFWNRKKIYPNLGFDKFYSLEELNNDEIFGLGLSDLSLYKQAIEIIKRSNKPFFAFIVTLSSHTPFLIPEQYKMLTLDHKHEGTIFGNYLQSVHYADYALGWFIEELKKEGIYENSIIVLYGDHAGIQPFVKENAEIMKEVLGKEYDYAEAFRVPLVIHIPKLSLNLRVQTIGGQVDFLPTMLNLLGIDADQSKMVGKDLLNCSESFVALRYQVPDGSFIDERRYFMVSPDGFLQNSFAYDRILEKPLPYYECLDGYKKAIQQIELSRAILKEHR from the coding sequence ATGTCTTTTGGATACACGACTTTGTTTTTGACCATCAGTTTGGCAAAGACATTTGTGTTTTACGCGTTTTTGCCGAGGTTTTTTAATATCACAATGTTTGTAAGCACGGTATTTTGGTGCGTGCTTTTTTATTTGATCTTTTCGCACTTGTTGAAAGGAAAGGAATACGTACTTTATTGCATAATTTCCGTCGCCATCGTCGTTGACTTTCTTTATTTCAAAAACTTTGGCAATATGCCGTCTTTAAGGCACCTGAGTTTACTTCCACAACTTGGAAAGGTGCGCAGTAGTGTAAAACACTCTGTAGATTTTGCTTGCCTTTTCTTTTTGGCGGATTTAGCACCTTTGTGGTTCCTCGATCGAAGAAGATACAAAAAATTTGTGAAAAATTCCCCGCACATCATCCGAAAAGACCTTTTATTGTTGATCTTTATGTGCCTTGGTTTTGCATGGTTACCGTTGATCGTTGAAAAACCAAAGCCCAATCAAGTATTTGCAAGGTATGGATTGATCGCATACCACTCTTACGATGTTGTATGGTCGATTTTTGGTAGAGATCAAAAATCTCTTGAACTAGTTATTTTTGAAAGATTTGAGCAAGGAAAACGCTATCGTGGTGTAGCGAAAGGAAAGAATTTGATTGTGATTCAGTTGGAATCTTTTCAAAGTTTTTTGATTGGTTTTCATTACAATGATCAAGAAGTTACCCCGAATTTGAACAGAATTGTGAGTCAATCGATATATTTTGAGAATTATTACCAACAAGCAGGTTGTGGAAACACTGCGGATGCTGAATTTGTAAGTTTAACCTCCCTACATGTACCTGGTAACGAAGTGGCATACGAAGTTTACGCTGACAAAACTTTAGAAGCTTTGCCTGCCATTTTAAGAAACCATGGATATGAAACAATTGCCTTCCATGGAAATACGGGTTGGTTTTGGAATAGGAAAAAGATATATCCCAACTTGGGTTTTGATAAGTTTTACTCGCTCGAAGAATTGAACAACGATGAAATCTTTGGGCTTGGATTAAGCGATTTATCGCTTTACAAGCAGGCGATAGAGATAATAAAGCGCTCTAATAAGCCTTTCTTTGCCTTTATCGTTACTCTTTCAAGTCATACACCATTTTTGATACCCGAACAATATAAAATGTTAACACTTGATCACAAGCACGAAGGAACAATCTTCGGCAATTATCTTCAATCTGTACATTACGCCGATTACGCTTTAGGGTGGTTCATAGAAGAGCTGAAAAAAGAGGGAATTTACGAAAATTCGATCATAGTTTTGTACGGCGATCATGCAGGGATACAACCGTTTGTTAAGGAAAATGCTGAGATTATGAAAGAGGTTCTCGGAAAAGAGTACGATTACGCCGAGGCATTTCGTGTCCCATTGGTTATACACATTCCTAAACTATCGCTCAACCTTCGAGTACAAACCATCGGTGGTCAAGTTGATTTTTTACCTACAATGTTGAACCTGCTTGGAATTGATGCTGATCAATCAAAGATGGTAGGAAAAGATTTGTTGAACTGTTCGGAAAGTTTTGTCGCCCTCAGATACCAAGTTCCAGATGGTTCTTTCATCGATGAAAGAAGGTATTTCATGGTTTCACCAGATGGTTTCCTGCAAAACAGCTTTGCGTACGACAGGATTTTGGAAAAACCTCTTCCCTACTACGAATGCCTTGATGGATACAAAAAAGCGATTCAACAAATAGAATTGTCAAGAGCGATTCTCAAGGAACATCGTTAA
- a CDS encoding MFS transporter, with translation MALIALIEAVAFAAVACSALLSQYFTIVGFSPFQVGILMALTPITSVYGNFIYFRLAAKITPAKLVKVFSLMAASMYWILFLVNGFAWKFTAMACFSFFFGAIIPMTKKQCPASPSPLGEWVRGLSFA, from the coding sequence TTGGCGTTGATTGCTTTGATTGAAGCCGTTGCTTTTGCGGCTGTTGCTTGTTCAGCTTTGTTGAGCCAATACTTTACAATCGTTGGATTTTCCCCATTTCAAGTAGGTATTTTAATGGCTCTAACGCCAATCACTTCCGTGTATGGAAATTTTATATATTTTCGGCTTGCAGCAAAAATTACTCCAGCAAAATTGGTAAAAGTTTTCTCTTTGATGGCAGCTTCAATGTATTGGATTCTTTTCCTTGTTAATGGATTCGCGTGGAAGTTTACAGCGATGGCATGCTTTTCCTTTTTCTTCGGGGCCATAATACCGATGACAAAAAAGCAATGCCCCGCAAGCCCTTCTCCTTTAGGGGAATGGGTAAGGGGCTTGTCGTTTGCTTGA
- a CDS encoding molybdopterin biosynthesis protein — MRKIYLHRLDLPEALDKYIKKLDETGFFKVESEVIPTRLALNRVLAGSVYARKSVPMFISAAMDGIAVQSQHTVGATKANPKRLKKDQFVFINTGNPMPEGFDAVIMIEDVNIVDEETVEIYESVPPYHNVRMIGEDVCEGDMIFTRYHLLKPQDLALLLAVGVFEVEVVKKMKACMIPTGTEIVEPEKITNDLHIPETNSVIVKNFLSMLGVDVEVLPPVPDDPTIIKEIVQNIAHDFDMILLGAGSSAGTVDYSYQVAEDLAEVIVHGINIRPGKPTILAVLKTNPGKPLIGLPGYPGSCYVILEEIVKPIVLRKYKLILPKSERIYAVSTRRISSSISDDEIIRVSVGKVLDKYFFIPLKRGAAVMEPLTKMDGKVVIPRGVEIVEEGELCQVETSKSLEEIDKNILFVGSNDPIISILADFVKKYDYTIGMSISNVGSMGGLAAIAKKQAHIAGIHLLDAESGEYNIPYLKKYLENFVLMKFVKRSQGLIVQKGNPKNIKSLLDLTKKGVRFVNRQKASGTRILLDYHLQKLGIDPSHIEGYQDEEFTHLGVALKVKNGFADVGLGIALAAEIFNLDFIPLFWEEYDLLFLPEFLHDERFQLLLDVISSKDFLDFASKLKGYDLGQISKIIKSGDLT; from the coding sequence ATGAGAAAGATATACCTTCACCGTTTGGATCTTCCAGAGGCTTTGGACAAGTACATAAAAAAGCTCGATGAAACAGGATTTTTCAAAGTTGAAAGTGAAGTAATCCCAACGAGGTTGGCTTTAAACAGGGTTCTTGCCGGCTCTGTTTATGCGAGAAAAAGTGTCCCAATGTTTATCAGCGCTGCCATGGATGGCATAGCCGTTCAAAGCCAACACACCGTTGGCGCAACTAAAGCAAATCCAAAAAGGCTTAAAAAAGACCAATTTGTTTTCATCAACACAGGTAACCCAATGCCTGAGGGTTTTGATGCAGTTATCATGATAGAAGATGTGAATATCGTAGACGAAGAGACCGTTGAAATTTACGAATCAGTTCCACCGTATCACAACGTCAGAATGATTGGAGAAGACGTTTGTGAAGGAGACATGATTTTCACAAGGTATCACTTGTTAAAACCACAAGATTTGGCATTGCTCTTGGCTGTGGGAGTTTTTGAGGTTGAAGTCGTGAAGAAAATGAAGGCTTGTATGATACCGACTGGTACAGAAATCGTCGAGCCGGAAAAGATAACAAATGATCTTCACATTCCAGAGACAAACTCTGTTATCGTGAAAAACTTCCTGTCCATGCTTGGAGTAGACGTAGAAGTTCTGCCACCAGTTCCGGATGATCCAACAATCATAAAAGAAATCGTGCAAAATATAGCCCACGATTTTGACATGATTCTCTTGGGAGCAGGATCGTCGGCTGGAACAGTTGATTACTCATATCAAGTTGCAGAAGATCTAGCCGAAGTTATCGTTCATGGAATAAACATTCGTCCCGGCAAACCAACAATACTTGCCGTTTTGAAAACTAATCCTGGAAAGCCTTTGATCGGCTTGCCCGGTTATCCTGGATCGTGTTACGTAATTTTGGAAGAAATAGTAAAACCAATAGTATTGAGAAAATACAAGCTCATTTTGCCTAAATCAGAACGAATATACGCTGTAAGTACTAGACGAATCTCTTCATCAATTTCAGACGACGAAATCATTCGCGTCAGCGTTGGAAAGGTCCTTGACAAGTACTTTTTCATCCCCTTAAAGCGTGGAGCAGCTGTGATGGAACCTTTGACAAAGATGGATGGAAAAGTGGTTATTCCACGCGGTGTTGAAATTGTAGAAGAAGGTGAATTGTGTCAGGTGGAAACCTCAAAGTCGCTTGAAGAGATCGACAAAAACATACTGTTCGTTGGAAGCAACGATCCAATTATTTCGATTTTGGCGGATTTTGTCAAAAAATACGATTACACCATTGGAATGTCCATAAGCAACGTTGGAAGTATGGGAGGATTGGCAGCAATCGCAAAAAAGCAAGCACATATTGCCGGTATACACCTTTTAGACGCTGAAAGTGGGGAGTACAACATACCTTATCTGAAGAAATACTTGGAAAACTTCGTTTTGATGAAATTCGTAAAGCGCAGTCAAGGTCTCATCGTCCAAAAAGGAAACCCAAAAAACATCAAATCTTTGTTGGATTTGACGAAAAAAGGTGTAAGGTTTGTAAACAGGCAAAAAGCCTCTGGAACAAGAATACTTCTTGATTACCATCTTCAAAAACTTGGGATTGATCCTTCACATATCGAAGGTTACCAAGATGAAGAGTTCACCCATCTTGGCGTTGCTTTAAAGGTAAAGAATGGTTTTGCAGACGTTGGACTTGGAATAGCCTTGGCAGCCGAGATTTTCAACTTGGATTTTATACCCCTTTTTTGGGAAGAATATGACTTACTCTTTTTACCAGAGTTTCTACACGATGAAAGGTTTCAACTGCTTTTAGATGTTATTTCTTCCAAAGATTTTCTTGATTTTGCCTCGAAATTGAAGGGTTATGATCTTGGACAAATTAGTAAAATTATTAAAAGTGGTGATCTAACATGA
- a CDS encoding RsmD family RNA methyltransferase — protein sequence MKSILRITGGFLKGRLVKPVPDPRTRYTGSMVRQAIFNMIDVKDKTFLELFCGSAVVSIEAISRGAKSATVVDISPLALKTALQNAENCGIKLEAVRADFKVFLKNCSKDFDIVFADPPYNAGYVDELLKILAEKPNVGSLIVIEKAFRETYDKPTEFEILKSKRYGDSEVVILERRK from the coding sequence GTGAAGTCTATTCTCAGGATAACTGGAGGTTTCCTAAAAGGAAGATTGGTTAAACCTGTGCCAGATCCAAGGACTAGGTACACTGGATCAATGGTTAGACAGGCAATTTTCAACATGATCGACGTCAAAGACAAAACATTTTTGGAGCTTTTTTGCGGTAGTGCAGTAGTCTCAATTGAGGCGATCAGCAGAGGGGCCAAGAGTGCCACCGTTGTCGACATTTCACCGTTGGCTTTAAAAACTGCTTTACAAAATGCCGAAAATTGTGGGATAAAATTGGAAGCTGTAAGAGCAGATTTTAAGGTGTTTTTGAAAAATTGTTCTAAAGATTTCGACATAGTCTTTGCCGATCCACCGTACAACGCCGGTTACGTAGATGAGCTTTTAAAAATCCTTGCAGAAAAACCAAACGTCGGTTCATTGATAGTCATAGAAAAAGCCTTTCGTGAAACTTACGACAAGCCAACTGAGTTTGAAATTCTAAAGTCAAAACGTTACGGAGATTCCGAAGTAGTTATCCTAGAAAGAAGAAAGTGA
- the glgP gene encoding alpha-glucan family phosphorylase, whose translation MKINPKRRKIAYFSMEIGLNEKMHTYSGGLGILAGDTLKSAADLEIPMVAVTLLNRYGYFKQELTHDGQQIEHPDPWPVEEFLTKEDVKVSVRIEGRSVRVTAWRYDVVGVTGYVVPVYFLDTYLEENSEYDRKLTDYLYGGDQKYRLCQEVVLGIGGVRILRALGYDEIETFHMNEGHSALLTFELIDEELRKTSSSMILESHLKAVREKCVFTTHTPVPAGHDKFPLELVRKVIGPRDELFSLPQVVYDNTLNMTYLALNMSRYINGVAKKHGEVSKLMFAGYDISSITNGVHAQTWVSEPFQELFDKYIPMWRTDNFSLRYALSIPNEEIWNAHMKCKKTLLEYVKTQTGVEMNEEVLTIGFARRATAYKRADLLLYNLERLKEISSKDGKIQVIYAGKAHPKDEGGKQLIKKIFTAIQELKSHVPMVYLPNYDMKVAKMMVSGVDIWLNTPQPPLEASGTSGMKASLNGVPNFSVLDGWWIEGCIEGITGWAIGDFSENASSEQHAKSLYEKLEKTIIPLYYQHRDQFIQMMKYAIAINGSFFNTHRMVQEYVINAYFHKES comes from the coding sequence TTGAAGATCAACCCTAAGCGGAGGAAAATAGCGTATTTTTCTATGGAAATCGGTCTAAACGAAAAAATGCATACTTACAGTGGGGGACTTGGAATACTGGCTGGTGATACCTTAAAATCGGCCGCAGACTTAGAAATACCAATGGTTGCGGTAACTTTGCTCAACAGGTATGGATATTTCAAACAAGAACTCACACACGATGGCCAACAGATTGAACATCCTGATCCTTGGCCAGTGGAGGAATTTTTAACCAAAGAGGACGTCAAAGTCAGCGTGAGAATAGAGGGCAGATCGGTGCGTGTTACCGCATGGAGATACGACGTGGTTGGAGTAACAGGTTACGTTGTTCCTGTGTATTTCTTGGACACTTATTTGGAAGAAAATTCCGAGTACGATAGAAAGCTAACAGATTATTTGTACGGTGGAGATCAAAAATACAGGCTTTGCCAAGAAGTTGTTTTGGGAATAGGTGGTGTGAGAATTCTAAGAGCACTCGGATACGATGAAATTGAAACATTTCACATGAACGAGGGACATTCTGCACTGCTCACGTTTGAACTGATCGATGAAGAACTTAGAAAAACTTCAAGTTCTATGATCTTGGAATCACACCTTAAAGCGGTTCGAGAAAAATGTGTTTTTACAACTCATACCCCTGTTCCAGCCGGGCATGATAAATTTCCGCTTGAACTTGTCAGAAAAGTCATAGGTCCAAGGGATGAACTTTTTTCACTTCCTCAGGTTGTTTACGACAACACTTTGAATATGACTTACCTGGCTTTGAACATGAGTAGGTATATAAACGGGGTGGCCAAAAAGCACGGAGAAGTCTCAAAATTGATGTTCGCAGGATACGACATAAGTTCAATCACAAACGGTGTTCACGCACAAACTTGGGTTTCTGAACCATTTCAAGAATTGTTCGACAAATACATACCAATGTGGAGAACAGACAATTTCAGCTTGAGGTACGCTTTGTCAATACCAAATGAAGAAATTTGGAATGCACATATGAAATGCAAAAAAACTTTGCTTGAGTATGTGAAAACTCAAACCGGTGTGGAAATGAACGAAGAAGTTTTGACGATAGGTTTTGCTAGACGTGCAACGGCTTACAAAAGAGCCGATTTGCTTCTGTACAATTTGGAAAGACTAAAGGAAATTTCTTCAAAAGATGGAAAAATTCAGGTCATCTATGCCGGCAAAGCGCATCCGAAGGATGAGGGAGGAAAACAGCTTATCAAAAAGATTTTCACTGCAATTCAAGAATTGAAATCACATGTCCCAATGGTTTATCTTCCAAACTATGACATGAAAGTGGCAAAAATGATGGTGAGCGGGGTCGACATATGGCTTAACACACCACAACCTCCACTTGAAGCTTCCGGAACGAGTGGAATGAAAGCATCTTTGAACGGGGTCCCAAACTTCAGCGTACTCGATGGTTGGTGGATAGAAGGATGCATCGAGGGAATAACAGGTTGGGCGATAGGGGACTTTTCGGAGAATGCTTCCAGTGAACAACATGCAAAGTCACTTTATGAAAAACTTGAAAAGACGATTATTCCACTTTATTATCAACACCGTGATCAATTCATTCAGATGATGAAATACGCGATAGCCATCAATGGATCGTTCTTCAACACTCATAGAATGGTTCAAGAGTACGTTATAAATGCGTACTTTCATAAAGAATCTTGA
- a CDS encoding MFS transporter, protein MVRIWGTIGYSLTALLASWLVKIGFFWIFALMTFLLILLYPLSGQLEVKIHTPKKTISSKLPKSFFLFCLIVGLTVGFNYFNFVFLPALSSKKGYDISTVSLSLSLMAISEIPFLLYAEKIRKALTSKLLFASGVLVVSLRLILVSLSWSTTSLLIFQMLHGWTYIVIYYSSIYIMRENLSAEQLPIAQSFFWMTLMGFGPLFGSLFGGLTVQLVGVQAAYLIFWNHMRLFVCRDES, encoded by the coding sequence TTGGTTAGAATTTGGGGTACAATTGGCTATTCTCTAACAGCTTTGCTGGCTTCCTGGCTTGTCAAAATCGGCTTTTTCTGGATATTTGCTCTGATGACTTTCCTTTTGATCTTGTTGTATCCGCTTTCTGGTCAACTTGAAGTGAAAATTCACACGCCTAAGAAAACTATTTCTTCAAAACTTCCAAAATCTTTCTTTCTTTTTTGCCTGATCGTTGGTCTTACCGTTGGATTCAATTATTTCAACTTTGTGTTCCTTCCTGCGTTGTCGAGCAAAAAGGGATACGATATATCCACAGTTAGTCTTTCACTTTCCTTGATGGCAATCAGTGAGATCCCGTTTTTGCTGTATGCTGAAAAAATTCGAAAAGCCTTAACCAGTAAATTGCTTTTTGCCTCGGGTGTTTTGGTTGTAAGCTTGAGGTTGATTCTAGTTTCACTGAGCTGGTCAACTACAAGTTTGTTGATTTTCCAAATGCTTCATGGCTGGACTTATATTGTGATTTATTATTCTTCGATATACATTATGCGTGAGAACTTATCAGCTGAGCAACTTCCTATTGCACAAAGCTTTTTCTGGATGACTTTGATGGGATTTGGCCCACTTTTTGGATCTTTATTTGGTGGTTTAACCGTTCAACTGGTTGGAGTACAAGCGGCGTACTTAATATTTTGGAATCATATGCGGTTGTTTGTTTGTCGTGATGAAAGTTAA
- a CDS encoding 6-phospho-beta-glucosidase, producing MKIAVVGGGSTYTPELVKGLMEINDCVKIENVTFLDVKEAEEKFNVVFEFVKRMVKDKFKIEKTFDPKVAFDGADYIVFQFRPGMLSARINDEEIPLKYGLIGQETTGIGGFSAALRAFPLIEKYIELVEKYSKAFVINFTNPSGHITEFVLNYLKFDRFVGLCNIPINLLKNLSELIGCKIEDLFVKYYGLNHLTFLEKIFAKNEDVTQKIFQLLKMHLANVPGDFPADLIEILELYPSPYLRYYLFEKEMVEKLKKEGTRAKKVEKIEKDLLKLYESSDSIPQQLMLRGGSMYSTAAANLIKDLATNAGTIHIVNTKNNGAVTNIPNDYVLEIPCYVKANRVFPVSLGEADEFAVGLIHIVKMYERLTIEAYLYRSRKKALKALLLHPLGPGWQEAPKILDDILKANEKFIDLS from the coding sequence ATGAAAATAGCTGTCGTTGGAGGTGGAAGCACTTATACCCCAGAGTTGGTGAAAGGATTGATGGAAATCAACGATTGTGTGAAAATTGAAAATGTCACCTTTTTAGACGTGAAGGAAGCCGAAGAAAAGTTCAACGTGGTTTTTGAATTCGTCAAAAGGATGGTAAAAGATAAGTTCAAAATCGAGAAAACCTTTGATCCCAAGGTGGCTTTTGATGGAGCAGATTATATCGTATTTCAGTTTAGACCAGGAATGCTTTCTGCAAGAATAAACGACGAAGAAATACCTTTGAAGTATGGGTTGATAGGTCAAGAGACAACAGGGATTGGAGGATTTTCCGCCGCGTTGAGAGCTTTTCCATTGATAGAGAAATACATTGAACTTGTTGAAAAATACAGCAAGGCTTTTGTCATAAACTTCACCAATCCAAGTGGTCACATCACGGAATTTGTTTTGAACTATCTAAAGTTCGACAGGTTCGTTGGACTTTGCAATATCCCAATAAATCTTTTGAAGAACCTAAGTGAACTTATCGGCTGTAAAATCGAGGATTTATTTGTGAAATACTATGGTTTAAACCATCTGACCTTTTTGGAAAAAATCTTTGCAAAAAATGAAGATGTGACGCAAAAGATTTTCCAACTTTTGAAGATGCATTTGGCGAACGTTCCAGGAGATTTTCCAGCTGATCTCATAGAAATCTTAGAGCTTTATCCAAGTCCATACTTGAGATACTATTTGTTTGAAAAAGAAATGGTAGAAAAACTGAAAAAAGAAGGAACGCGCGCCAAAAAGGTAGAGAAGATAGAAAAAGATCTACTCAAACTCTACGAATCTTCGGATTCTATCCCGCAGCAACTCATGCTCCGAGGAGGCAGCATGTATTCAACAGCTGCAGCAAATTTGATAAAGGACCTGGCAACGAACGCTGGAACTATTCACATAGTCAACACCAAAAACAACGGTGCGGTAACAAATATACCAAACGATTATGTTTTAGAGATACCTTGCTATGTCAAGGCAAACAGAGTTTTTCCTGTAAGCTTGGGAGAAGCAGACGAATTCGCGGTTGGTTTGATCCACATTGTGAAAATGTACGAACGCTTAACAATCGAAGCTTACCTGTATAGATCAAGGAAAAAAGCCTTAAAAGCTTTGCTCTTGCATCCGCTTGGACCGGGATGGCAAGAAGCTCCAAAGATTTTGGACGATATTTTGAAAGCAAACGAAAAATTTATAGATCTTAGCTGA